Proteins encoded within one genomic window of Amycolatopsis nigrescens CSC17Ta-90:
- a CDS encoding AurF N-oxygenase family protein, giving the protein MSETAAGRHRGKAVGDREKTAKRLLNASAEKFYDPQVDIDWDAPMLEGAPYLPEHRVSLYGTSLWDGLSQEQRLELGRHEAVSMVSYGIYAEVALMHLLLRIVAEGDPSSRHSQYTLTEIGDECRHSTMFGRFIGKSGLPAYRQPWLAAHAFKFISLIPIGPVSYGMALLIEEILDRGQRETMVDESLQPHMRMLNRIHVLEEARHISFAREELVRSAEKLNRFQLWLNRLVLAVAANGVTIALVNPRVYAAVGIRPLTGHRAAMNNPHYQQTMQFMAERMLRFFEETGMLKGRLIKALWRRSRLMPR; this is encoded by the coding sequence ATGAGCGAAACCGCCGCCGGTCGTCACCGCGGCAAGGCCGTGGGTGACCGGGAGAAGACGGCGAAGAGGCTGTTGAATGCCTCGGCCGAGAAGTTCTACGACCCCCAGGTGGACATCGACTGGGACGCGCCGATGCTGGAAGGCGCGCCGTACCTGCCGGAGCATCGGGTCTCGCTCTACGGCACCTCGCTGTGGGACGGCCTGAGCCAGGAGCAGCGGCTCGAGCTCGGCCGGCACGAAGCCGTCAGCATGGTGAGCTACGGGATCTACGCCGAGGTCGCGCTGATGCACCTGCTGCTGCGGATCGTCGCCGAGGGCGACCCGAGCAGCCGGCACAGCCAGTACACGTTGACCGAGATCGGTGACGAATGCCGGCACTCCACCATGTTCGGCCGGTTCATCGGCAAGTCCGGGCTGCCCGCGTATCGGCAGCCGTGGCTGGCGGCGCATGCGTTCAAGTTCATCTCGCTGATCCCGATCGGCCCGGTCAGCTACGGCATGGCGCTGCTGATCGAAGAGATCCTGGACCGCGGCCAGCGCGAAACCATGGTGGACGAGTCGCTCCAGCCGCATATGCGCATGCTGAACCGGATCCACGTGCTGGAAGAAGCGCGGCACATCAGCTTCGCGCGGGAAGAACTCGTGCGAAGCGCGGAGAAGCTGAACCGCTTCCAATTGTGGCTCAACCGCCTGGTGCTGGCCGTCGCGGCGAACGGCGTCACGATCGCGCTGGTCAACCCGCGGGTATACGCCGCGGTCGGGATCCGGCCGCTGACCGGGCACCGCGCGGCCATGAACAACCCGCACTACCAGCAGACCATGCAGTTCATGGCCGAGCGCATGCTCCGGTTCTTCGAGGAGACCGGGATGCTGAAAGGCCGCCTGATCAAAGCGCTCTGGCGACGTTCCCGGCTGATGCCGCGCTAG
- a CDS encoding MlaE family ABC transporter permease codes for MTQGRLAELVQTRVVRSFATFGEVLAMSVTATRHLVTDIPRGRFAWKEFVRQAWFMTSVSVLPTVLVAVPFGVIISVQVSSIAQQVGATSFMGAANGLGVIQQGAPIVTALLLAGAVGSAITSDLGARKIREEIDALETMGLSPVRRLVAPRLAAILLVSLVLCGVVVFTGVVTGYFFNVLAQGGTPGSYVSSFAAFAQPSDLILAEGKSLLFGGIVGVVASHKGLTAKGGPGGVAHAVNAAVVLSVVLLFAVNVVITQLAGLLFPSRIV; via the coding sequence ATGACCCAGGGACGGCTTGCCGAGCTGGTGCAGACCAGGGTGGTGCGTTCGTTCGCCACCTTCGGCGAGGTGCTCGCGATGTCCGTGACGGCCACCCGGCACCTGGTCACCGACATCCCGCGCGGGCGCTTCGCCTGGAAGGAGTTCGTCCGCCAGGCCTGGTTCATGACCAGCGTCTCGGTGCTGCCGACGGTGCTCGTCGCGGTGCCCTTCGGCGTGATCATCTCGGTGCAGGTGAGCAGCATCGCCCAGCAGGTCGGCGCCACCTCGTTCATGGGCGCGGCGAACGGACTCGGCGTGATCCAGCAGGGCGCGCCGATCGTCACCGCGCTGCTGCTGGCCGGCGCGGTCGGTTCGGCGATCACCTCCGACCTCGGCGCGCGCAAGATCCGCGAGGAGATCGACGCGCTGGAGACGATGGGCCTGTCCCCGGTGCGACGGCTGGTCGCGCCGCGACTGGCCGCGATCCTGCTGGTGTCGCTGGTGCTCTGCGGGGTGGTGGTGTTCACCGGCGTGGTCACCGGCTACTTCTTCAACGTGCTCGCCCAGGGCGGCACCCCGGGCAGCTACGTCAGTTCCTTCGCCGCCTTCGCGCAGCCGTCGGATCTGATCCTGGCGGAAGGGAAATCCTTGCTGTTCGGCGGAATCGTCGGGGTGGTCGCCTCGCACAAGGGACTGACCGCCAAGGGCGGGCCCGGCGGAGTGGCGCATGCGGTGAACGCCGCGGTGGTGCTCTCGGTGGTGCTGCTGTTCGCGGTCAACGTGGTGATCACCCAGCTCGCCGGCCTGCTGTTCCCGTCGAGGATCGTGTGA
- a CDS encoding MCE family protein, with protein sequence MRARALFAGMSLVLLSGCGVTAADLPLPGGGVPGESYRLNAVFSDALNLPEKAHVKLDGVDIGRVQEIVAKDYTARVGMLISKNVTLPGGTSAELRQATPLGDVFVALHRPERPGPPIREGDTIGLPDTSAAASVEDTLSALSTLVNGGGLGQLKTIVTEVNTALADRGPQTRNLLGELNTTLATLNARTGDIDRVLAATQSLTTVAEQRRGTVDAALAEFTPAMKVLAEQTGGLTDVLGKVAAAGATGDRVLGELRGDLTSKLNDLGPVLDGFAALKDSLGPTLRGMVTLGQYVEGATKGESGAGEARLAGLTGIPFLSPGESVRIPGFEDLNGALGTISDNLIDLLKTLGGNG encoded by the coding sequence ATGAGGGCACGCGCGCTGTTCGCCGGGATGTCGCTGGTCCTGCTGAGCGGCTGCGGGGTGACCGCGGCCGACCTGCCGCTGCCCGGCGGCGGCGTGCCCGGCGAGTCCTACCGGCTGAACGCGGTGTTCTCCGATGCGCTCAACCTGCCGGAGAAGGCGCACGTCAAGCTGGACGGCGTCGACATCGGCCGGGTGCAGGAGATCGTCGCCAAGGACTACACCGCCAGGGTCGGCATGCTGATCTCGAAGAACGTCACGCTGCCCGGCGGCACCAGCGCCGAGCTGCGCCAGGCGACCCCGCTCGGTGACGTGTTCGTCGCGCTGCACCGCCCGGAACGGCCGGGCCCGCCGATCCGGGAGGGCGACACCATCGGCCTGCCCGACACCAGCGCCGCGGCCAGCGTCGAGGACACCCTGAGCGCACTGTCCACTTTGGTCAACGGCGGCGGGCTCGGGCAGCTGAAGACGATCGTCACCGAGGTGAACACCGCGCTGGCCGACCGCGGCCCGCAGACCCGGAACCTGCTCGGCGAGCTGAACACCACCCTGGCCACGCTGAACGCGCGCACCGGCGACATCGACAGGGTGCTCGCCGCCACCCAGTCCCTGACCACCGTCGCCGAGCAGCGCCGGGGCACCGTGGACGCGGCGCTCGCCGAGTTCACCCCGGCGATGAAGGTGCTCGCCGAGCAGACCGGCGGGCTCACCGACGTGCTCGGCAAGGTCGCCGCCGCCGGGGCCACCGGCGACCGGGTGCTCGGCGAGCTGCGCGGCGACCTCACCTCGAAGCTCAACGACCTCGGCCCGGTGCTGGACGGTTTCGCCGCGCTGAAGGACTCGCTCGGCCCCACCCTGCGCGGCATGGTCACCCTCGGCCAGTACGTGGAGGGTGCGACGAAGGGCGAGTCGGGTGCCGGTGAGGCTCGCTTGGCCGGCCTCACCGGCATCCCGTTCCTCTCGCCGGGTGAGTCCGTGCGGATTCCCGGGTTCGAGGACCTCAACGGCGCGCTGGGCACGATCAGCGACAACCTGATCGACCTGCTGAAAACCTTGGGGGGCAACGGATGA
- a CDS encoding SDR family NAD(P)-dependent oxidoreductase → MKRFEDRVAVITGAGSGIGRALALELAGRGARLAVSDVDMARAADTAAHCEKAGALALPYQVNVADRTAVLAHAEEVAGEFGGVNLVVNNAGVALSANVDEMRWEDLDWLMNINFWGVVHGTKAFLPHLIASGDGHLVNVSSVFGFVGVPTQSAYNAAKFAVRGFTEALRQEMLIERQPVGVSCVHPGGIKTNIVRDARSGGEMRMDKVDRDFQRIALTTPERAAETIVKGVERGKPRILIGPDAYLFDAIPRLLGARYQRMNAVLARAGFAIGRRFGRF, encoded by the coding sequence GTGAAGCGGTTCGAAGACAGGGTCGCGGTGATCACCGGCGCGGGCTCGGGCATCGGCAGGGCGCTGGCGCTGGAGCTGGCCGGCCGCGGTGCCAGGCTCGCGGTGTCCGATGTGGACATGGCGAGGGCGGCGGACACCGCGGCGCACTGCGAGAAGGCGGGTGCGCTGGCGTTGCCGTACCAGGTGAACGTGGCCGACCGGACCGCCGTGCTGGCGCACGCGGAGGAGGTCGCCGGCGAGTTCGGCGGGGTCAACCTGGTGGTGAACAACGCGGGGGTGGCCCTGTCGGCGAATGTGGACGAGATGCGGTGGGAGGATCTCGACTGGTTGATGAACATCAACTTCTGGGGCGTGGTGCACGGCACCAAGGCGTTCCTGCCGCACCTGATCGCGTCCGGGGACGGGCATCTGGTGAACGTGTCCAGTGTGTTCGGCTTCGTCGGGGTGCCGACGCAGAGCGCCTACAACGCGGCGAAGTTCGCGGTGCGCGGGTTCACCGAGGCGCTGCGCCAGGAGATGCTGATCGAGCGGCAGCCGGTGGGGGTGAGCTGCGTGCATCCCGGCGGGATCAAGACGAACATCGTGCGGGACGCGCGTTCCGGTGGCGAAATGCGGATGGACAAGGTGGACCGCGACTTCCAGCGGATCGCCCTGACCACCCCGGAGCGGGCCGCGGAGACGATCGTGAAAGGCGTCGAGCGGGGCAAGCCGCGGATCCTGATCGGCCCGGACGCCTACCTCTTCGACGCGATTCCCCGTTTGCTCGGCGCTCGCTACCAGCGGATGAATGCGGTACTGGCCAGGGCCGGCTTCGCCATCGGCCGCCGCTTCGGCCGGTTCTGA
- a CDS encoding MCE family protein, with the protein MRYRILLSNLALCALLLLGAGYLLLEVVRIDPTAKPFTVTVYLAQSGGLLDTSEVTYRGSRVGQIEQIGLRPGGVAVRARLDEGTRIPSDTEVAVANLSAAGEQYLDFRPRTDAGPFLTGGATVEQRDTSTPTPFAQLMVHLGDLSGQVEPGRLDVIVTELAKAFSGSGPQLRRILTGGEFLLTGLEEVLPETVRILDNGRITLDTVAGLRDELDRFGTAGRTLGAQLRASDPEIRQLLDASPDAFKLVDGLIAENKPTMAALLGDLGTVSEIVSVRKEAIGEFLPGLTGLGDSLAGVVRNGALQIAADIYPRAACDYDTPRRPPTEAGSPAPRLYRYCTDTAPDLQQRGAVNAPRPPGDDTAGPPPGVTGDERASAPSGWASDYLATLGN; encoded by the coding sequence ATGAGGTACCGGATCCTGCTGTCCAACCTGGCGCTGTGCGCGCTGCTGCTGCTCGGCGCCGGCTACCTGCTGCTGGAGGTGGTGCGGATCGACCCGACCGCGAAACCGTTCACCGTCACCGTCTACCTGGCCCAGTCCGGTGGCCTGCTGGACACCTCGGAGGTCACCTACCGCGGCAGCAGGGTCGGGCAGATCGAGCAGATCGGGCTGCGGCCGGGTGGGGTGGCGGTGCGGGCGCGGCTGGACGAGGGCACCCGCATCCCGTCGGACACCGAGGTGGCGGTGGCCAACCTGTCCGCGGCCGGCGAGCAGTACCTGGACTTCCGGCCGCGCACCGACGCCGGGCCGTTCCTCACCGGCGGCGCGACCGTCGAGCAGCGCGACACCAGCACACCGACCCCGTTCGCGCAGCTGATGGTGCACCTCGGCGACCTCTCCGGGCAGGTCGAGCCGGGCCGGCTGGACGTGATCGTGACCGAGCTGGCCAAGGCGTTCTCCGGCAGCGGGCCGCAGCTGCGCCGGATCCTCACCGGCGGGGAGTTCCTGCTCACCGGGCTGGAGGAAGTGCTGCCGGAGACCGTGCGCATCCTGGACAACGGCCGGATCACCCTGGACACCGTGGCCGGGCTGCGCGACGAGCTGGACCGGTTCGGCACCGCGGGCCGCACGCTCGGCGCGCAGTTGCGCGCGTCCGACCCGGAGATCAGGCAGCTGCTCGACGCCAGCCCGGACGCGTTCAAGCTGGTGGACGGCCTGATCGCGGAGAACAAGCCGACCATGGCCGCGCTGCTCGGCGACCTCGGCACGGTCAGCGAGATCGTCTCGGTGCGCAAGGAGGCGATCGGCGAGTTCCTGCCGGGGCTGACCGGGCTCGGCGACTCGCTCGCCGGCGTAGTCCGGAACGGCGCGCTGCAGATCGCCGCGGACATCTACCCGCGAGCGGCCTGCGACTACGACACCCCGCGACGGCCGCCCACCGAAGCGGGCAGCCCGGCGCCCCGGCTCTACCGCTACTGCACCGACACCGCGCCGGACCTGCAACAGCGCGGGGCGGTGAACGCGCCGCGGCCACCCGGTGACGACACGGCCGGTCCGCCGCCCGGGGTCACCGGCGACGAACGCGCGTCCGCGCCGTCCGGCTGGGCCTCGGACTACCTGGCCACGCTGGGGAACTGA
- a CDS encoding MCE family protein: MKTLKEYNPVWVGLFGAMLIGALVAASLIAGFFGIGDERYQAEFQHTGGIRAGDEVRVAGMSVGKVTATELAGDRVLVSFRLTRDVRLGPTTHASIKLATLLGGRYVELQPLGEGELPEERIPLAATSVPFDLQKVIETGGPAIEQLDGAKLRDSLKVLADSFRGTPQQVGETLDGLGQLSELVTAREGQLRQLLDGADAVTTMLNDNRAQLFTLMGQADGLLKQLLHRRDLIRNVLTDFRTLTGQLKDILNENRPQLEPLLANLSGVTDVLQRNDDAVGRSLELLAPAGRYLANTFGNGPYAEIYLPYAIIPDNLLCASGVVKGCK; encoded by the coding sequence ATGAAGACACTGAAGGAGTACAACCCGGTCTGGGTCGGCCTGTTCGGCGCGATGCTGATCGGCGCGCTGGTGGCGGCCTCACTGATCGCCGGCTTCTTCGGCATCGGCGACGAGCGCTACCAGGCCGAATTCCAGCACACCGGCGGCATCCGGGCCGGCGACGAGGTGCGGGTCGCCGGGATGAGCGTCGGCAAGGTGACCGCCACCGAGCTGGCCGGGGACCGGGTGCTGGTGTCCTTCCGGCTCACCCGCGACGTGCGGCTCGGGCCGACCACGCACGCGTCGATCAAGCTGGCCACCCTGCTCGGCGGGCGTTACGTCGAGCTGCAACCGCTCGGCGAGGGCGAGCTGCCCGAGGAGCGGATCCCCCTAGCAGCCACGTCGGTGCCGTTCGACCTGCAGAAGGTGATCGAAACCGGCGGGCCCGCCATCGAACAGCTCGACGGCGCGAAGCTGCGCGACTCGCTGAAGGTGCTGGCGGACAGCTTCCGCGGCACTCCGCAGCAGGTCGGCGAGACGCTGGACGGCCTCGGCCAGCTGTCCGAACTGGTCACCGCCAGGGAGGGCCAGCTCCGGCAGCTGCTGGACGGCGCGGACGCGGTGACCACCATGCTGAACGACAACCGGGCCCAGCTGTTCACCCTGATGGGCCAGGCCGACGGCCTGCTCAAGCAACTGCTGCACCGGCGCGACCTGATCCGGAACGTGCTCACCGACTTCCGCACGCTGACCGGCCAGCTCAAGGACATCCTGAACGAGAACCGGCCCCAGCTCGAACCGCTGCTGGCCAACCTGTCCGGGGTGACCGACGTGCTGCAGCGCAACGACGACGCGGTCGGCCGGTCGCTCGAACTGCTCGCCCCGGCCGGCCGCTATCTGGCCAACACCTTCGGCAACGGTCCGTACGCGGAGATCTACCTGCCCTACGCGATCATTCCGGACAACCTGCTCTGCGCGAGCGGTGTGGTGAAGGGGTGCAAGTGA
- a CDS encoding MCE family protein produces MAFLDPSGRGPKTGTLAIRGLCYLTAVALVITLLVLQSRGAFRDDLRATAVVSDVGDGLPPGSDVKVRGVLVGTVGTVESTPGGARHVVQLNLKPEHAQGIPASVKARILPTNIFGAPFVDLVPEAGDDTVLAAGATVPGDDSVEALQLQTAMTEVRDLLAAVEPAKLNAALTGVADALDGRGAQLGSMIDRLNSYLSALNPHAGTFGHDLSTLAAALEGLQANAPALLDTVDSALVTSRTVVEKQQQLANTLTGGAATVDTVHGLLQDNGDRLIRMANQSAPVLREVAKDAKEIPLSFEALSKGVASFAGAFPPPHHWLTLDLIFTVTPFTPYTARNCPAYGALEGPNCDDPLPPQPDPLPVPPPQPPAPPAQPLPQTAAPAPAPSAPFGGMVGPVGSGEEQDMIGSMVGDAANALGSLGSLLLGPFFRGTTVVPGGK; encoded by the coding sequence ATGGCCTTCCTTGACCCGTCCGGACGCGGTCCAAAGACCGGCACGCTCGCGATCCGCGGGCTCTGCTACCTGACCGCGGTGGCACTGGTGATCACCCTGCTGGTGCTCCAGTCGCGCGGCGCGTTCCGCGACGACCTGCGCGCCACCGCGGTGGTCAGCGATGTCGGCGACGGGCTGCCGCCCGGCTCCGACGTGAAGGTGCGCGGGGTGCTGGTCGGCACCGTCGGCACGGTCGAGTCCACCCCCGGCGGGGCACGGCACGTCGTCCAGCTGAACCTGAAACCCGAGCACGCGCAAGGGATTCCGGCCTCGGTGAAGGCGCGCATCCTGCCCACGAACATCTTCGGCGCGCCTTTCGTCGACCTGGTACCCGAAGCCGGCGACGACACCGTGCTCGCCGCGGGCGCGACCGTGCCGGGTGACGACTCGGTCGAAGCGCTCCAGCTGCAGACCGCGATGACCGAGGTGCGGGACCTGCTGGCCGCGGTGGAGCCGGCGAAGCTGAACGCCGCGCTGACCGGGGTCGCGGACGCGCTGGACGGCCGCGGCGCCCAGCTCGGCTCGATGATCGACCGGCTGAACTCCTACCTGTCCGCGCTGAACCCGCACGCGGGCACCTTCGGCCACGATCTGTCCACTTTGGCCGCCGCACTGGAGGGGCTGCAAGCGAACGCGCCCGCGCTGCTGGACACCGTGGACTCCGCACTGGTCACCAGCCGGACGGTGGTGGAGAAACAGCAGCAGCTGGCGAACACGCTGACCGGCGGCGCGGCGACCGTGGACACCGTGCACGGCCTGCTCCAGGACAACGGCGACCGGCTGATCAGGATGGCGAACCAGAGCGCACCGGTGCTGCGCGAGGTCGCCAAGGATGCCAAGGAAATCCCGCTTTCCTTCGAGGCGCTCAGCAAAGGCGTCGCCTCGTTCGCCGGCGCGTTCCCACCGCCGCACCACTGGCTCACCCTCGACCTGATCTTCACCGTCACCCCGTTCACCCCGTACACCGCGCGGAACTGCCCGGCCTACGGCGCGCTCGAAGGCCCCAACTGCGACGATCCCCTTCCGCCGCAACCGGATCCGCTGCCCGTGCCACCTCCCCAGCCGCCGGCACCACCGGCCCAGCCGCTACCTCAGACGGCCGCCCCAGCTCCGGCGCCCTCGGCGCCGTTCGGCGGCATGGTCGGCCCAGTGGGCAGCGGGGAAGAGCAGGACATGATCGGTTCGATGGTCGGGGACGCCGCGAACGCCCTCGGGTCGCTGGGCAGCCTGCTGCTCGGCCCCTTCTTCCGCGGAACGACGGTGGTGCCAGGTGGGAAATAG
- a CDS encoding MCE family protein: MGNSVKGPLVKLTVVAVAAVLASVLVYSTLRNTVSGTTQTYVAEFTDVTGLHEGDDVRIAGVKVGRIESMALTGVRADVSFTVQTDQPVFANTRALIRYQNLIGQRYLALLPGSGASQPLGDGARIPPERTEPSLDLSALLNGFEPLFSMLEPADINQLSGTIIGVLQGEGPALNSLLSQSAALTGKLAERDQVLGDVLTKLTGALDHLAGKDAEFERLIGQAKHLVGSFDGKTGPIFGAMERIDKVSGNISGLLEDIRPALRADLGKFNQVAGLFLKEGPDVEATLQAFPGFLGGLARVSQYGSWLNLYACSIDINLAPFPVGLLPQLAGGKQSEVCR; the protein is encoded by the coding sequence GTGGGAAATAGCGTCAAGGGCCCGCTGGTCAAGCTCACCGTGGTGGCGGTGGCCGCCGTGCTCGCCTCGGTGCTGGTCTACAGCACGCTGCGCAACACGGTCAGCGGCACGACCCAGACCTACGTCGCCGAGTTCACCGACGTGACCGGGCTGCACGAAGGCGACGACGTGCGCATCGCCGGGGTGAAGGTGGGCCGGATCGAAAGCATGGCGCTGACCGGCGTCCGCGCCGACGTCAGCTTCACCGTGCAGACCGACCAGCCCGTCTTCGCCAACACCCGCGCGCTGATCCGCTACCAGAACCTGATCGGCCAGCGGTACCTCGCGCTGCTGCCGGGGTCTGGCGCGTCCCAGCCGCTCGGCGACGGCGCGCGCATCCCGCCGGAGCGCACCGAGCCGTCGCTGGACCTTTCCGCGCTGCTCAACGGTTTCGAGCCGCTGTTCTCGATGCTGGAGCCGGCCGACATCAACCAGCTTTCCGGCACCATCATCGGGGTACTGCAGGGCGAAGGGCCCGCGCTGAACTCGCTGCTGAGCCAGAGCGCGGCGCTGACCGGCAAGCTGGCCGAACGCGACCAGGTCCTCGGCGACGTGCTCACCAAGCTGACCGGCGCGCTGGACCACCTGGCCGGCAAGGACGCCGAGTTCGAGCGGCTGATCGGCCAGGCGAAGCACCTCGTCGGCTCCTTCGACGGCAAGACCGGGCCGATTTTCGGTGCGATGGAACGCATCGACAAGGTCAGCGGCAACATCTCCGGCCTGCTCGAAGATATCCGGCCCGCGCTGCGCGCCGACCTCGGCAAGTTCAACCAGGTCGCCGGGCTCTTCCTGAAGGAGGGGCCGGACGTCGAAGCGACCCTGCAGGCGTTTCCCGGTTTCCTCGGCGGCCTCGCGCGGGTGAGCCAGTACGGCTCCTGGCTGAACCTCTACGCCTGCAGCATCGACATCAACCTGGCGCCGTTCCCGGTCGGGCTGCTGCCCCAGCTCGCCGGTGGCAAGCAGTCGGAGGTGTGCCGGTGA
- a CDS encoding MlaE family ABC transporter permease gives MAVGSRYRPPGAFLVKRAVNAPYTGLALMGHQATFFARAFSAIPLTLRHYRAEVFRLLADISWGSGAVVVGGGTVGVIVLLSLFTGATVGVEGFNALDILGLAPLTGFVSAYGNTRELAPLIAAIAFTAQAGCRVTAQLGSMRISEEIDALESMSIRPLPYLVTTRMLAAFLAVIPLYLVGLAGSYIATQAVLSVLYGQTSGTYLHYFHAFLVPGDLLLSVLKAATFVVLATLIHCYYGYYATGGPEGVGVASGRAIRASIIVIVLADMLMTLAFWGFDPGIRISG, from the coding sequence ATGGCGGTCGGCTCCCGGTACCGGCCGCCCGGCGCCTTCCTGGTCAAGCGCGCGGTGAACGCGCCCTACACCGGACTTGCCCTGATGGGACACCAGGCGACCTTCTTCGCCCGCGCGTTCTCCGCGATCCCGCTGACCCTGCGGCACTACCGGGCCGAGGTGTTCCGGCTGCTCGCGGACATCAGCTGGGGCAGCGGGGCGGTGGTGGTCGGCGGCGGCACGGTCGGCGTGATCGTGCTGCTTTCGCTGTTCACCGGCGCAACGGTCGGTGTGGAGGGCTTCAACGCGCTGGACATCCTCGGCCTCGCCCCGCTCACCGGGTTCGTCTCCGCCTACGGCAACACCAGGGAGCTCGCCCCGCTGATCGCGGCCATCGCGTTCACCGCGCAGGCCGGCTGCCGGGTCACCGCGCAGCTCGGCTCCATGCGGATCTCCGAGGAGATCGACGCGCTGGAATCGATGTCCATCCGCCCGCTGCCCTACCTGGTCACCACCCGGATGCTGGCCGCCTTCCTCGCCGTCATCCCGCTCTACCTGGTCGGCCTCGCCGGCAGCTACATCGCCACCCAGGCCGTGCTTTCCGTGCTGTACGGCCAGACCAGCGGCACCTACCTGCACTACTTCCACGCCTTCCTGGTGCCGGGCGACCTGCTGCTCTCGGTGCTCAAGGCGGCCACCTTCGTGGTGCTGGCGACGCTGATCCACTGCTATTACGGCTACTACGCCACGGGCGGCCCGGAAGGGGTCGGCGTGGCGTCCGGCCGGGCGATCCGCGCCAGCATCATCGTGATCGTCCTTGCCGACATGCTGATGACACTGGCCTTCTGGGGTTTCGACCCCGGCATCCGGATTTCGGGGTGA
- a CDS encoding MCE family protein produces MKKLLFPIMAALAGLLTASGCTVFTEPVITVTAQFRDSVGLFPGNDVAMLGIPVGRVTGIEPRGTHVVVAMELKAGIKIPATAGAVTVSPSVVTDRHVELTPVYSGGPVLRDGDLIPLERTKTPVEIDRVIKAVDELAAQLSKTDGGTGVLKDATDVGAQNLAGNGDRLRETFQALAGAVDSGSGQRDALVGLVKNVDSLLGAAAENDATIRSFSTGLTEASELFAAQAPELGAALQTLNDLLDETTTLVDENRTTIRDSLAKLRTTTGTLAEHGRELAESADVLPLLFQNVTSAVDPATGQLRVHADPAEIILDTELLNGACKALGLNLPGCRSGKVAEFGPDLGMTELLLGAAK; encoded by the coding sequence GTGAAGAAGCTGCTGTTCCCGATAATGGCCGCGCTCGCCGGGCTGCTCACCGCGAGCGGGTGCACCGTGTTCACCGAGCCGGTCATCACCGTCACCGCCCAGTTCCGCGACTCGGTCGGCCTGTTCCCCGGCAACGACGTGGCCATGCTGGGCATCCCGGTGGGCAGGGTGACCGGGATCGAACCACGCGGCACCCATGTCGTGGTGGCGATGGAACTGAAGGCGGGCATCAAGATCCCGGCCACGGCCGGCGCGGTGACCGTCTCGCCGTCGGTGGTCACCGACCGGCACGTCGAGCTGACCCCGGTCTACTCCGGCGGTCCGGTGCTGCGCGACGGCGACCTGATCCCGCTGGAGCGCACCAAGACCCCGGTGGAGATCGATCGGGTGATCAAGGCGGTGGACGAGCTGGCCGCACAACTGTCCAAAACGGACGGTGGCACCGGGGTGCTGAAGGACGCCACCGACGTCGGCGCGCAGAACCTGGCCGGCAACGGCGACCGGCTGCGGGAGACCTTCCAGGCGCTGGCCGGCGCGGTGGACTCCGGCTCCGGGCAGCGGGACGCGCTGGTCGGCCTGGTCAAGAACGTGGACTCGCTGCTCGGCGCCGCGGCCGAAAACGACGCCACGATCAGGTCCTTCAGCACCGGGCTGACCGAGGCGAGCGAGCTGTTCGCCGCGCAGGCACCCGAGCTGGGCGCCGCGCTGCAGACGCTGAACGACCTGCTCGACGAGACCACCACCCTGGTCGACGAGAACCGGACGACGATCCGCGACAGCCTGGCCAAACTGCGCACCACCACCGGCACGCTGGCCGAGCACGGCCGCGAGCTGGCCGAGTCCGCGGACGTGCTGCCACTGCTGTTCCAGAACGTGACCAGTGCGGTCGACCCGGCCACCGGGCAGCTGCGGGTGCACGCCGACCCGGCCGAGATCATCCTGGACACCGAGCTGCTCAACGGGGCCTGCAAGGCGCTCGGGCTGAACCTGCCCGGTTGCCGCAGCGGCAAGGTGGCCGAGTTCGGCCCCGACCTCGGCATGACCGAACTCCTGCTGGGGGCGGCGAAATGA